The following proteins are co-located in the Oceanidesulfovibrio indonesiensis genome:
- a CDS encoding helix-turn-helix domain-containing protein — protein sequence MARKKIDIPTDRLHALVSSGMTQKEMAQELGISIPTLSRRIADLRMQEGVLRDFREVRALNLTALQARVLEAITPEKIENASLGELAKALKILFDQEQALTGKPTGEFDLAAYLTEIDRRKRSQSN from the coding sequence ATGGCTCGGAAGAAGATCGACATACCAACGGACCGGCTTCATGCGCTGGTTAGTAGCGGCATGACCCAAAAAGAAATGGCTCAGGAGTTGGGTATTTCCATCCCAACCCTGAGCCGTCGAATTGCCGATCTGCGGATGCAGGAAGGCGTGTTGCGCGATTTCCGCGAGGTCCGCGCCTTGAATCTGACCGCGCTCCAGGCCCGTGTGCTGGAAGCCATCACGCCTGAAAAGATCGAGAATGCCTCGCTCGGCGAACTTGCCAAGGCGTTGAAGATTCTCTTTGATCAGGAGCAGGCGCTCACCGGAAAACCGACCGGCGAGTTCGACCTTGCCGCATACCTCACGGAGATTGATCGGCGGAAGCGATCTCAGAGCAATTGA